From the genome of Blautia hydrogenotrophica DSM 10507:
CGTCTGGGTCCTCGTATGGTAATGATAGAGTATCCGGCAGGAAGTCAGCACAATCGGATACTCAGGATTGCAGGTATCCGGCGACGGTATCCAGTCCAGAGCTTTCAAAAGCCCGCGGCCTCTGCCCGGTCCGTTCACATGCAGGATCGGCGTACCCGGATGCTCCAGGGTAGGACAGGGCCACTGAACCCCTTCCTTCTCAATTTTCTCATAAGTAATTCCCGCATAAGAAGGCGTCACCGTTCTCATCTCATTGAAGACATCCTCCACCGTGTCATAGTGGCAGGGATAGCCGATTCGATTCATAACCTCCATAATCGTCCACCAGTCGTCCTTACATTCCCCTTTTACACTGGCAGCTTTTCGTATTCTCTGTACACGACGTTCCGTATTTGTAAAAGTACCATCTTTTTCCGCAAAAGCCTTCGATGGCAGCACCACATCTGCATATTCCGTGGTCTCATTGGGGAAAATATCCTGTACCACGACAAAAGCCTTTTCCAGAGCATGTTTCACATGATTGGAATCTGGGTCAGAAACCATTGGATTTTCACCCATAATATACAGAAGTTTTACTTTGTCTTCCAGTATTGCCGGTATCGTCTCTGTCACCGTATATCCCTTATTCGGACTGAGCTTCACACCCCAAGCTTTCTCAAACTTCTCCTGTACCTCAGGATTAAATACTTTTTGGTACGCTGGGTAATCGGTTGGCAGTGCCCCCATGTCGCAAGCCCCCTGTACATTGTTCTGTCCACGCAGAGGATTCACGCCGCTGCCCTTCTTGCCAATGTTCCCGGTCACCAGCGCCAGATTGCTCAGACTGGATACATTGTCCGTTCCATTGACATGCTGGGTGATTCCCATCGCATAAGCAATATAGGATTTATGTGTGCTCGCGTAGAGCCTTGCCGCCTGAATAATCAGATCTTTATCGACCCCACAGATCTCTGCCGTCTTCTCCGGCGTGTATTTCTTTACAATCTCTCTCAGCTCTTCAATACCTTCGGTATATTTTTCTATATATTCCTTGTCTTCCAGTCCCTCTTCAAAAATCACATGCAGCATCCCGTTGCTCAAAGCCACGCTGCTTCCCGGATTGATTTGCAGATAGATATCCGCGATCTCAGCCAGAGGAATGCGTACTGGGTCTGCGACGATGATTTTCTTGCCCATACGGTGTGCCTGACGCACATACATTCCCATCACCGGATGGGTTTCTGTTGTGTTGGAACCAGTGATAAAAATCACATCCGCGTCTTTGATTTCCGCGATACAGTTGGTCATTGCTCCGCTTCCGAGGGTCGCCGCCAGCCCTGCAACCGTGGAACTGTGACAAAGACGTGCACAGTGATCGACGTTGTTCGTCCCCACCGCTGCCCGTATAAATTTCTGGAACAGATAGCTGTCCTCGTTTACTGTTCTGGCGGAGGAAAAACCGGCAATCGCATCCGGGCCAAATTCTTTCTTTATTTTCAGAATTTTCTCTGCCACAAAATCCAAGGCTTCTTCCCAGGAAACCCTCTCCAACTTCCCGTTTCTGCGAATCATCGGATATTTCAGTCGGTCTTCATGATTGATAAACTCATAGGCAAACTTACCTTTTACACAGAGAAGTCCTTGATTGGAAGGGCCATTGGCCGGCTTCGCGTCCACAATCACTCCATCCTTGACAGAAAAATCAATCTGGCATCCGACACCACAGTATGCACAGGTCGTCCGGACTTTTTGTGTCTCCCACTCCCGGAATTCGTGGAGGGATTTCGGCATCAGCGCCCCCACAGGACAGACAGACACACAGTTGCCGCAGGAGACACAGGCTGTCTCTGCCATGGTGTCTCCCCCATTGGGAACCACATAGGCTACAGCTCCTCTTTGAGCCATTGCCAGCGCATTGATTCCCACCAGCTCCCTACAGGTTCTCACACATTTTCCGCAGCGGATACACTTATCCATCTCCTGGTAATAAAAACGGTTGGAAGTATCTTTCTCCCGGTGTTCGTAAGGCACCACATACTGGGCTTCCTTCACCCCGTACATTTCGCAGTACTTTTGCAACTTACAGGCGCCCAGCTTCCTACAGTTCATACAGTCCAAGGGATGAGTGGCAATCATCCGGTTTAAAATCCCGATGCGGGCTTTCTTAACCTCTTCTGACTCTGTCCAGACCACCATTCCCTCCCGAGCCTCCGTGTTGCAGGCAGTCAAGAGGCTGACCTCCCCTTCCACCTCGCAGGAACATATTTTGCAGTCCCCGTACTCACTGCAATTGCTACAGTGTTTTGCCGGCATTCTTTCCAAATCGTCAAAACAAAATGTGGGGATGAACACCCCTATTTTCTTAGCAGCCTGTAGAATCGTACTGCCTTCTTCCACTTCGACAGCTCTGTCGTTGATTTTTAGTGTTATCATACCCTTCCTCCTTATCCAAATCAAACATCGGACATGTCTGACTTTTCTCATTTTTAAAAATGATTATCCCATACTCAATTATATATTATATAATTCTTTGAAAAAAATCAATTTTTATATTATTTGTTATTTCAATATCCAAATAATTCCAAATTATTTTTCACTTATCTTCACATGACCCATATGATAAATATTTCCTGTCTCTTTTCTGATAAATCCCAACAGTGTAATGTCCTCTTTTTTGGCAAGAGCCACTGCACTGCCAGTCACCGCAGCCCTGGACAATACCACCGAAAACCCAGCCTGAATTGCTTTTTGAAGATAGTCCTGCGATATCCGCCCGCTACTGAACACCGCACATTTTGGGATCGGTATTTCATATTTCAGCGCATAGCCAATGACCTTGTCCAAAGCGTTATGCCTGCCAATATCCTCCATAGAGCAAAGCACCCTACCTTCCATCATGAGCACACAACTGTGAGCGCATCCAGTATCTGAAAAAAGAGTTCCCGGATTTTCAAACATTTCCTTGGCAGCCTGGAAAATTTTTTTCAGGCTTATACTTTCCACTGGGTCCGCATGTACAGGCTTGATTTCTCCTGCTAAGTCTCCCAACAAAAATCTTCTTCCCAGGGATAATTCCTCCATATGTGTCGGTGTGCACGAAATGGAAATCTCTCTTCCATCTTTCAGTCTGAGGCCGTATTGGTATTCCAGCGCCACGTCATCCTCTTTTTCTTGAAATTGATTCCCTGTAATTTTTAAAATCTGTACTCTTTCTTTTTCCATCTTCCCTCCTCGTCCTTCTGTCGTCCCATCTGGCCGGCTCTCTAACAGTCTTTTATAGAGCTCCGGAGTATTTACATTCAGAATCTGATCTTCCGGGATATCCCTCAAAAAGCACTCATATCCCCATCGGTCCAGTACCCGGAATACCGGAAGCGCACGTTCCTTTATCATCTCTTCTATCGTCTCTGCCATAGCCACCGGATAAACACCGATCAGCGGTTCCTTACGCACACCATGCTCCCACAGCAGCGGAATCTCCCTCCCCCTCGTCAATCCCCTTCGGTGTCTCTCATGATACACCAAAAGCTCCTCTAAAATTTCTGGCGAAAGCCTCGGCACATCCACTGGAAGCACCAGACAAAAAGGCGTCTCCATCTCTTTCATACAGGCATGGAGTCCTCCGAGCGGCCCGCGGTCCGGATACCGGTCCCATACAACCTCCCCGACGTCCCCCTCAAGCTCAAATCCCGACACAAAAATCCGGTCAATCCCAACTTCTTTTGCCTTGTCGATAATCAGCTCCGCGAAGGTCTTTCCGCCATACAAAAGCCGCGCCTTATCTTTTCCCATTCTCAGACTCTTCCCGCCTGCCAAAAGCAGGAGGGAATAGACGTCCTTTCTGTCCATTACTTTTCTCCTCTATTTTTTCTGTGACAAGATTTATATGATTATATCAAAAAAGGCAACATTCACCCTCTTAAGTAAATGTTGCCCAGACGGTCGGCATGCCACAGAGACAGACTCCCACGTGGTTCTCCACATTAAATCCGTCAGTCGTCAGCTCTGTTTTTTGTTAATTTAGCATACCACTTCCCGGTTTTTTTGTCAATATTTTGTGAACTTTTCCTATTTCTGTCCAGTATTGATCTTGACATCATCTCCTGTCCGCAGCCATCCGCCCCTGGCGACCTTGGCGAACACTGCCTGTCTTCGCAAAGAACAGTCCTGCCCTGACTTCGCTAGTTCACACAGTTCAGGATAACATTTTTTAAAAACTTCGGTAATCTGCAAAACCACCTCTCCCATCCTCAGAAAAGTACCCGGGGAAGTCTTTGAAAAGTCAATCCCTTCCACCTGTACGTTTTCTTTGAACTTTTTCAGACAGAAGCCTTCCTCCTGAAAATCTCTGACTTCTACTGGGAGAATGGAAATCTGTCTTTGAAGGTCGCTCCCGTGCCAGTCGCCTTTGATACCGTCTTCCACGGTCAGCTCACAGGCATCACAGGAGATCGGCGCTGCACCCTTTTTCTCATAGATAAAGATTTTCGATATTTTTCCTAGCCCCATAGAATACCTCCTCACTTCATTGACCGGCTGTCTATCCTCACGATTTGTCCCGCCTCTTCCCAGGAATAACCTCCCAGTTCCCTTAATTTTTCATGGAACCTTTCAGATTTTAAAATTTGAAGGAAGCATTTCACCAGCGGAAGCTCTAAGTCTTCTTGATAGAGAGCAAAATCATAGGATTCGTCTCCCACCGGCAAGAAATCCAGCCCCATGGCCTTCGCCGCTGAAAACACTCCCATTCCCGCATCTGCTCCCCCTGAGGCAACCTGAGCAGCTACAGCCATATGCGTCGTGGCTTCACAGTCATACCCGGAAATCTCCTCCGGCGAAATCTGTTCTTTTTTTAGCAGATAATCTAATAAAATCCTTGTCCCTGCTCCCCTCTGCCGATTTACATAGCGGCATCTTTTTAAATCCTCAATCCCGCAAATACCCATGGGGTTGCCTTTTTTCACCATCAATCCCTGCACCCGGCCGACTCCTCGAATCAGAGCCATTGGCTCCTTAAAAATTCGCTTCAGATAACTTTGATTGTAGACGCCGGTGTCTTCATCCAGAAGATGTACCGGCGCGATATGAGCCTCTCTCCTTTTCAGAGCCATCAGTCCGCCCATGCTTCCCACATGCGTGCTAGACAAGTACATCCCTCTGCTGACCTCCGGCATCAAATCCGCCATCACATCCAAAATCAGATCATGACTGCCTATCACCACCAAAGTATTTTCTATTTCCTGAATATCCCGGTAAAGCTCCACGCTCACCGTCTCTGATGCCTCCACACCTTCGCTGTTTTGGGGAATCACGCAGAAGCCGTCTGCACGCACCATAGACATGGCTGCTCCGGCCCCCCTAGCCAGCGGTGCCGCCACCAGCTTCTCTCCCACCTTGCCGACTTTCACCCGGATATACTCTCTGTGTTTGAGACTGGAGACAAGCCTTTTGGAAATTACTGCGTCTACAACAGGATTTTTTCTGCATGTAAAATCTCCCAGCATCGAAAGTACTGGTATCACGAAATTTTCAAATCCAATATAGGCACTCACCGGATATCCCGGCAGGCCAATCACTGGACAGTCATCCACGACAGCCAGAATGACTGGTTTTCCAGGCTTGATCGCAACCCCATGAACCACCACCTCTCCCAGCTCTCTGAGCACATGGACGGTATAGTCTTCTGTCCCTGCGCTGGAACCAGCGTTTATAATTACCAGATCGTATTTTTGAGCCGCCTCTTTGACCGCCCTGCGAATTTTCTCATAGTCGTCGGGAATCACCGGAAAACGCTTAGCCCTTGCTCCTTGCTCCCGCGCCAAATTCTCAAACATACGGGAATTCGATTCAATGATACTGCCCTCCACAGGAGTCTCCCCCGGCTCGATAATTTCTGTACCTGTGGGGAAAATTGCCACGGACGGCTGCACCGCGACTTCTATCTCAGTGATGCCTGCGGAGAGTAAAACTCCCACATCAATGGCACGTATTTTGTGGTGTCCGGGCAGAATCATCTCTCCTGCCACGATGTCCTCGCCAATAGGGCGAATATGCTGCCACGGCGCAGCCGCCTCCACAATCCGCACTTGTCCTTCTTTCCCGGTCTCCAAGAGATCCTCCGCCATAATCACCCCGTCATAAGGAGGACTCACCGGATCTCCCGTATCTACAACCTGATAATCCTCCCCTTCTGTCAGCTCCACCGGCCTGACCTCCGAGGCACCTTTCGTTCTCTGCGTGACTACCGCAATGCCGTCCATGGCCGCAGAATTAAACAGGGGGGAGCAGTATTTCGCATAGACTGCGGAGCGGGTCACCCGGTTCAGACTTTCGGTCACAGGTATCCGTTCCCATTTTACCTCGATCACCGTCTCCAAAACTTTTTTATATTTTTCCAATGCTTCTTCCACAGATATCGTCTTTAAATACAGATTTCTCTTCTTCATCTTTACCTCACATCTCAAAAAAGTTCTACCCAGACTAATTCGCCGGTCTTTAAGCCTTCCTTTCCCATGGGAATCCTCACATAACCGTCCGCTTTCGTCAGCGTGCGCATCAAGCCAGATTTTCCCAGGACCGGTCTGGCCGTATAGCCTTCTCCATCTC
Proteins encoded in this window:
- the fdhF gene encoding formate dehydrogenase subunit alpha; protein product: MITLKINDRAVEVEEGSTILQAAKKIGVFIPTFCFDDLERMPAKHCSNCSEYGDCKICSCEVEGEVSLLTACNTEAREGMVVWTESEEVKKARIGILNRMIATHPLDCMNCRKLGACKLQKYCEMYGVKEAQYVVPYEHREKDTSNRFYYQEMDKCIRCGKCVRTCRELVGINALAMAQRGAVAYVVPNGGDTMAETACVSCGNCVSVCPVGALMPKSLHEFREWETQKVRTTCAYCGVGCQIDFSVKDGVIVDAKPANGPSNQGLLCVKGKFAYEFINHEDRLKYPMIRRNGKLERVSWEEALDFVAEKILKIKKEFGPDAIAGFSSARTVNEDSYLFQKFIRAAVGTNNVDHCARLCHSSTVAGLAATLGSGAMTNCIAEIKDADVIFITGSNTTETHPVMGMYVRQAHRMGKKIIVADPVRIPLAEIADIYLQINPGSSVALSNGMLHVIFEEGLEDKEYIEKYTEGIEELREIVKKYTPEKTAEICGVDKDLIIQAARLYASTHKSYIAYAMGITQHVNGTDNVSSLSNLALVTGNIGKKGSGVNPLRGQNNVQGACDMGALPTDYPAYQKVFNPEVQEKFEKAWGVKLSPNKGYTVTETIPAILEDKVKLLYIMGENPMVSDPDSNHVKHALEKAFVVVQDIFPNETTEYADVVLPSKAFAEKDGTFTNTERRVQRIRKAASVKGECKDDWWTIMEVMNRIGYPCHYDTVEDVFNEMRTVTPSYAGITYEKIEKEGVQWPCPTLEHPGTPILHVNGPGRGRGLLKALDWIPSPDTCNPEYPIVLTSCRILYHYHTRTQTDKTPGIHFTAPRNWIEIDPSDAKDLGIQGGDWVKVSSPRGSVYVEARIADTLRPGVAWMPFHYAGGANVLSDSEHLDPVSKIPGFKQIGVKIEKVDGKKAKELTEKARNREIEYYDREDPISTAYREHTAENLTGSVQAQ
- a CDS encoding formate dehydrogenase accessory sulfurtransferase FdhD, with the translated sequence MDRKDVYSLLLLAGGKSLRMGKDKARLLYGGKTFAELIIDKAKEVGIDRIFVSGFELEGDVGEVVWDRYPDRGPLGGLHACMKEMETPFCLVLPVDVPRLSPEILEELLVYHERHRRGLTRGREIPLLWEHGVRKEPLIGVYPVAMAETIEEMIKERALPVFRVLDRWGYECFLRDIPEDQILNVNTPELYKRLLESRPDGTTEGRGGKMEKERVQILKITGNQFQEKEDDVALEYQYGLRLKDGREISISCTPTHMEELSLGRRFLLGDLAGEIKPVHADPVESISLKKIFQAAKEMFENPGTLFSDTGCAHSCVLMMEGRVLCSMEDIGRHNALDKVIGYALKYEIPIPKCAVFSSGRISQDYLQKAIQAGFSVVLSRAAVTGSAVALAKKEDITLLGFIRKETGNIYHMGHVKISEK
- a CDS encoding MOSC domain-containing protein — encoded protein: MGLGKISKIFIYEKKGAAPISCDACELTVEDGIKGDWHGSDLQRQISILPVEVRDFQEEGFCLKKFKENVQVEGIDFSKTSPGTFLRMGEVVLQITEVFKKCYPELCELAKSGQDCSLRRQAVFAKVARGGWLRTGDDVKINTGQK
- a CDS encoding molybdopterin biosynthesis protein, whose translation is MKKRNLYLKTISVEEALEKYKKVLETVIEVKWERIPVTESLNRVTRSAVYAKYCSPLFNSAAMDGIAVVTQRTKGASEVRPVELTEGEDYQVVDTGDPVSPPYDGVIMAEDLLETGKEGQVRIVEAAAPWQHIRPIGEDIVAGEMILPGHHKIRAIDVGVLLSAGITEIEVAVQPSVAIFPTGTEIIEPGETPVEGSIIESNSRMFENLAREQGARAKRFPVIPDDYEKIRRAVKEAAQKYDLVIINAGSSAGTEDYTVHVLRELGEVVVHGVAIKPGKPVILAVVDDCPVIGLPGYPVSAYIGFENFVIPVLSMLGDFTCRKNPVVDAVISKRLVSSLKHREYIRVKVGKVGEKLVAAPLARGAGAAMSMVRADGFCVIPQNSEGVEASETVSVELYRDIQEIENTLVVIGSHDLILDVMADLMPEVSRGMYLSSTHVGSMGGLMALKRREAHIAPVHLLDEDTGVYNQSYLKRIFKEPMALIRGVGRVQGLMVKKGNPMGICGIEDLKRCRYVNRQRGAGTRILLDYLLKKEQISPEEISGYDCEATTHMAVAAQVASGGADAGMGVFSAAKAMGLDFLPVGDESYDFALYQEDLELPLVKCFLQILKSERFHEKLRELGGYSWEEAGQIVRIDSRSMK